The Plodia interpunctella isolate USDA-ARS_2022_Savannah chromosome 28, ilPloInte3.2, whole genome shotgun sequence nucleotide sequence ACTGTgaatctcaaccttgacgttggcaaaatcatcgttttagCGAACAATGGAGCTATGacacataaaagaaaaaaagtaactCTACTTTGTTAGTAATGTACTCACCTGGTACACTATTGTGGGTAGTCGCTGGGTAGTAGGGGCTGCCTTGTGGCTGTAGGACACTTTCACATCCTGTATACAAACAATgttagcggtggtggtgtaatggttaagacgcccgcatgtggatcgaaaggtctcaggttcgtatcctactcgtgtcacatgagtttgtataccaatgtgaCTCGTGTATACTAGTTTtaatcgaccaccacttgcttccggtgaaggaaaacatcgtgaggaaacctgcacactggtttcGCGTAGCAatcatatatctatatatcctcacaaactttcgcgtttattatattaggattataaagaaaaaagatttgtgttttgtttataatgtacttttgCCTGCGGCGTCGCCCTCGTGGTTACCCACGGAAGCAGTTATTTCTCCGGGAAgaaagataccctatgtccttctccgtaatTCAATctgcatgtatgcaaaatttcaagaagattggtcgagtagatagagcgtgaagaaataacaaacaaacaaatattattgaccgagcgagcgaagcaaGCGAGGTGTACAAGTcactttgtaaaaatttatacaattttgtaaaaaaatattgtgttcgcgaggtcgtAAGTATGCGGCGAACTAATTAActtaatatagaaaatagtaatgaaaatgaaaataactagttgttcaccgcgaacttagacctggCGAAcactatttcaaaaacgactgaacctgCACCGCCGATTGATGATgcgattttgatgattttgtgtgtacaaaaaatgtgtttttgtcCCAAGTGTACTGTATCTGATCTCGCTCGGTCAACTATCAGTCAACCGCCAGTCCTGCGTAACACGTACCTGTGACAGCATCGGGTTCCTGTTTCACTTGGTGCTGCAGTTGTTCCAGCAGACGTTGCTGCTGCACCATATGGCCTTCGTAAACTTTGGCTTCTGCAATACGAGTCAATGTCAAAGTATATCGGTTGTTCTCAGAGCGTTACGACCCCTGCGgcccgcgctgtcattacgatctgtcaattttctttttttttttttttcaagtttcatggcaccatcgttcgccaaaacgacgattttgccaacgtcaagattgagattgacacggaatataatatgttataatatcaatattgaacggtacgaaccgatttcaaaaattctttcaccattagaaagcttCATTATCCAGAATTGCTATaagctatgttttatctcaaaatccccacgggagcgaagccccgggcaacatctagttacatataaataaacagataaacatccaagtcacgtcaatctgaaaaacatcattttccatgttgacctgaccgaggatcgaacccgggacctccagtgtagcagtccggcgcgATGTCCATCAGGCCACAGAGGTTGTCAGAGGattcggggcgtcacagctacGAATATAACTGGGAATACGCggtaaaagaaattgataaataaacggCGCTAGGGTGCCAGGAACTCACCATTACCCTTACTCCTGTCATATATGAATTTCTCTTCTTCTCCATTCAGGTCTATCTCTTGTTTTATGTGGTTCTCGTTGAAGAAATTCTGATTCTCATTGACGCGGTGTTGTTCCTGTAACATCTGCAGGTTGTGCTGTTGATTCCTTAGCATTTCCACGCTgtcctgaaataaaaaatacaatattctatctatactattattataaagaggtaagcgtttgggagtttgtatgtttgaggcgggtaatctccgaagctaccaaaccgatttcaaaaattctttcaccattagaaaggtacattatccaagattgctataagctgtattttatctcaaaattagtCATCTAGTccaaactaatgttataaatgcgaaagtaagtttgttacctcttcacgctctatctactcaaccgatcttcttgaaattttgcatacatgtagtttgaaatatggagaaggaacGAAAATTACGCGGACAAATCCAAGgacaaaagcttgtaatattAACCCTTTGAACGCTGTGCCACCTTTAGACGTCACATAACTTAAATGGCAGAATATGTTAGGAAAGCTTACAGGTTAATAAGTCGTTAGCGTTTCAGGCTTTTTTCCGACGGACGCCTAAAGTTTTTCTAAGGCGTATAATGGGTTAATTCTGTTACGGTTTAACAGGTAAATCAATGTGATGTGCAtaaattcaatcaattttttcagtcaatttttatatttatagttatagttGCACTTGTGCACTTGAGTATGCATAGAACCCGAGTTAAAATCTGTCATCCAAACATCAAACACTAGATGTCGCCCGGGGCTTAGCTCCCGCgcgaattttgagataaaatacagcttatagcaatcttggataatgtacatgaaagaatttttcaaattggtTCGATAGTTCCGGAGATTGCCCGccacaaatatacaaactcacaaacgcttacccctttataataatagatatagtattgattgatcaattaaagtgacataatattatggtatttttttattttagacatctacatatatttattttatgttttattgtgcGAAATAAAAGTTCTAGCGAAGTGTgccgcgtcaactcgtgaacgcagcacccgttcacgagttgacgcaacGGATTACATACCTGATATCCATTCTGATAATACGGCTCCGTCCTGTAATTCTTCTCGAAAGTATAAACATCTTTTTGGTAACTATCCAAGATGCCTTTTTGGAAACCGTCAATAACCGGTTTTTCGTAACCGTTATGCGACTTCCTTCCAAGGGCATATTTCTCAGCCTCCTTATTATATTCCTCGTTAGTCCTAGGTATATAATCATCATCGTTTTTGGTATAGTCTTTTGGGACCTCGTAGTTTTTAGGGAACTCCTGAATGatgtaaagtttatttcataaatacggatatttgataataatagtCGATAGTTTGACTATCGAGTTTAATGCGAAAAAGGCAATACTATCGATCTGCATATCGATAATATGGACAATTATCGATACTATTGTATTTtctcaaactatcgatagtctatcGAAACGCTATCGATAAACGCGTTTAGTATGGATTTGCAATTCACATAAAATCGACACTCAAATAAAACGGACTTAATATTGTGAAGCAAACAATttcaatccatactaatattataaaagcgacagtttgtctgtctgatccgctttcacggctagaCTGCTGGACCGACtgtgattaaatttggtatgcatgtagttaaagaaccccgttcaaacatgggcaatatctttttcaaaaatcagcCCCTAAATGggagtgaaagtttgtatgaatatcatgtctgttccgctgTCACGGTTAAATCGCTGGactgatttcgatgaaatttggtacacatgtagttaaagatctTCATTCAAACATAAGCTACTTTTGTTAACCCTAAAATGTTACAATGGgggctgaaattttgtatgaaaatcgtgttgAAAAGACGAACAAAGGCGACCTAATTGGctatcacataaaaatattggtccTAGAAATTAGCAAGCTGGCATGGATAAACACATTAATCACAAAACATATAATTGGGTAGTCGCCATTAATCCAAATCTGATACTTATTTCCATGTgtcaaacacaaaaaatatatatatattggtcttgtatgacagtgggcacaagtgacgtcacaattgtTGGAGTCAGAAAgcgtttcaattatttttatattaattgaaactaaatatatactaaatgttactgtaaataaaattgatcgtTTAGATCATGGCTGTTTCTTGTGtaaatgcatttatatatttaattttatacatacatacatactattATCATGTAATTAGGTAACTATTATCAAAAAGAAAgtgacgaccttggtggcgcagtggttctTGTGTatgtaaagtgcttgcctctgaaccaagaggtcccgggtttgatccccagtcgggtcatgatggaaaatgatattttctccgtttggcccgggtcttggatatttatctatatatgtatttgttataatatacagtatcgttgagtttgtagctcataacacaagtctcgaacttactttggggctagctcaatctgtgtgatttgtcctaatatatttatttaaagacagTGGCCGACTGGTTGAAATATCTCACTTGTAATCAGATTGAactcttaataaaaaatattttttaaaatcttccaatttttatattgccaACTTTGTCGTTAAATATGGCACTAACACTAGTATTGTTTCTAGcgtatgatattattaatattgtaatatacagggttactggtatcaaatgcaaaaacctcctaaagactacttgtgacatcaaaacaagcgacttttattctacgacttttcgtgattcgtagtttttttcatataaaaaaatacaatctaatttgcgattctacacatgttaactgtatgtaacagccgagcaacacgagacagtacagtagcgttatgtagcggaatagaacatagagttaatgttatatagaaacgacattaaaactgaaaataaaaggaaaatgtatgtatttattaagtttagacaaaagtcgtacaacaaaagatgttagtctctatgtaccttatgagCCTtgggaaggttatgcgttagataccagtaaccctgtatcgACAACGAATGTTAAGGTCTGCCTGGCACAAGCATTTTTATGCTTGATAGGCAGAGCTCAAACCATATTTGTAACACATATTGTTAACGaaataaagctttattttattcatattcatttatttgccaataaGTGTACAATGATGgtcttatataaatttattttattctacgcTGACCAAGTGGCGGCTAAACAGCTAGGTACAAAATTACCTGATTCTGTATCGGATACTCCACGGGTTCAGACGTGTATGATTTCTCAGACGGTTCACTGTAGCTGTTGTGGGGTTGTGTATCATCCTCCTCGGACTGTACCGGGTCAGTTTGCATAAAGGCATCCTGCTTTTTCGATTTCGGTGTTATGTTCTGTATTGACGTCAGCGATTGTAGACGGTATGTGACCTGGGGATGAAAAAGGGGTAAAATTACTCACGGCTCAGTAATATTACAGATCATCATATCGaccgagtgtgttattgtaattactgatgttagattttattcaagtcgcctgaaatgacttttacgacttcttaccgccatctagtggcaagtagtcgcatacacactagtgaactaaactgtccaccagtgtgcaggtttcctcgcgatgttttccttcaccggaagcaagtggtggtcgatgaaaactacaatatacgagtcagattggtatacaaactcatttggcacgagtaggatacgaacctgagacctttcgatccacaggcgggcgtcttaaccattacaccaccaccaccgctaaCATTGTTTGTATACAGGATGTGAAAGTGTCCTACAGCCACAAGGCAGCCCCTACTACCCAGCGACTACCCACAATAGTGTACCAGGTGAGTACATTACTAACAAAGTAGAGTTACATTctcgtcttaaccattaccgcttctattttatttattaatacgcaattttacagaaaaaaaaaatagatatatggACATTTCGTTTCgctcgtacagtcaacagcacatcaagttaccccgcaTGAACCTCGATGGCGCGGTGATAGCGACAGAGAAACGCGAATTAGACATACACGAGAAGAATCCTGACACGagcgatattattttttgtccctTAGTGTTTTGAAAGCGGTCTTACAGGGCGCGTTTAGCCGTTTTATGTAATAGGGTatttgacaaggtcagagaattgataaaaatttgtataatcTAGGTGAAATAGacatatttaggatcattatgataattcatagactgtaacaatgcagctggatctaaatacgaagatttaaacttggttggaaagtacttatgaaattataaaaacaaactcgaccatcataaaaaactaaaattttgtaacaacttttattaagcaGTCATCACCAtgaacgtaatatttaatgtagctgtcgaacaaacatatcttcTTTCGCGAAGATTttagcacgttgtgacgtcacttgttcgtgcCGTTTAGTATGGAGCATTTGGACGAATctaaaaagtgtgattttatttttgtcatatcttcgaaagcattgtcattatcacaatatttttttcactggtgtttctatcAATTGCCTTCGtatagtaattaaaacaaaaatttggcTAGCCTATTGTGCCAAGgcaaaattttatctattttgtctaagcatttattaacaaataagacttcaataagaatattattcattatcaTAATGTCGAAAGATACTCATTTAAACTGTGTTAGTCTCTATCACGTCAGtcattcgatttttttttttataatttttttaatgtagtataacaaaattatgtggATAAAGTACATGGACAAAAAGTATGCGAAAACACATTgttataagtaataaataaatgtgtcagtatcgataaaaaaaatagataaaaacacGATTGACCAAACAATAATATGAAGCGGTCAATCAAATTACTTTAAGCTGTATCGATTgtgtttagatattttttatttattttatgttttgtcctaatttttattatacttttaaaacaaaaataatactcaTTGCAAGTAATGTTTACTTAAAATAGAGggccttttaattttaatcagcaaattgttgaaaattaacaaaaaaaaaatggactacgactaaaaattatactgtgaaattaacattattcagagtataattacaatattttattctaataatgTAAGCTGAACAAAAAGACTTTAATCCTAAAACGGGACCTCATAAAACCGCTGGAgcgaatttgatgaaatttgacataaTGTTGAGTAGGCAGCGCCAcccttttcttttttttttatattttttaacttttagttTACAAGTACTTTGGTATTcgcggaagaccagcgtcCCGGTTCACGCCAGGACACAATGCTGAGCGAAATCCATTTTGGTGCAACGTGTTTTTATCTTAAACATTGTaaagtgttatttatatgaagtttttttttcgaaaatcaGGGGCTCTTTTGAAAGGAGAGACGGAAATCGAATTCGTTTTGTTGATGACATTGGTAAACTGGCGTTAAAAAATTgcatatgtaaaaaaaaaaatacacacatatttttttttatatttaacccTTCGCAATCCACACGGAAAATGTGAACGAAGGTCCAAAAAAACTATAAGGGATAAATAGCCTTGGCTTATCCAACAATAGCATTCGAAACGAAGTTGGCGTCAAACCCACTAGGAGTATTCCCTGAGCGAAACCATAGCGCGTTCTAATTTGcttcagcgccatctagtgacaacTTTGGTAAGcatttttgcattatttttattatacatacaattacACGTTTACAAGTATTATTAGTGATAAAATAACTTGTTtatatgatgaaataaaatattaaagtacaaTTGTTAGCCCTGTTATAGCAATTTAGATATAATAGAGGTGCAGAGAGCACgtgaacaaaaaaatttaattgcaaatatcattaaattcgaatatttacaattacatctatcaatatttcataagttaattttaagtaaaaagtgtttgcatatttttttttattatcatattactaagctaatattataaatgcgaaagtttgtaaggttgtttgttactctttcacgcgaaatctactggacggatcgttatgaaattttgtacacggatagaatataacctggaataacacatagggtacttattATCgcgaaattccaacgggagcgaaggccTGGGCCGCAGCAAG carries:
- the LOC128681746 gene encoding uncharacterized protein LOC128681746 isoform X2; protein product: MGYYCTVPQCTSLAGKTKNVKFHRFPRDVTMADKWNLILKRGKPYTKYSKVCSLHFTQSDYNVTTMGQWKTLSKDAIPSQNLPKLNADGTVMVIRKSRTIKYREPARREHSDKQEKWQLQTQHHHQTVAETVVNDSQDPNVTYRLQSLTSIQNITPKSKKQDAFMQTDPVQSEEDDTQPHNSYSEPSEKSYTSEPVEYPIQNQEFPKNYEVPKDYTKNDDDYIPRTNEEYNKEAEKYALGRKSHNGYEKPVIDGFQKGILDSYQKDVYTFEKNYRTEPYYQNGYQDSVEMLRNQQHNLQMLQEQHRVNENQNFFNENHIKQEIDLNGEEEKFIYDRSKGNEAKVYEGHMVQQQRLLEQLQHQVKQEPDAVTGCESVLQPQGSPYYPATTHNSVPGYYEALPRPGPELLIAKQNALAAHQQLWQNTMKRPFFYSDSPHYNGTQLLHRYEESISRILQ
- the LOC128681746 gene encoding uncharacterized protein LOC128681746 isoform X1, which produces MGYYCTVPQCTSLAGKTKNVKFHRFPRDVTMADKWNLILKRGKPYTKYSKVCSLHFTQSDYNVTTMGQWKTLSKDAIPSQNLPKLNADGTVMVIRKSRTIKYREPARREHSDKQEKWQLQTQHHHQTVAETVVNDSQDPNVTYRLQSLTSIQNITPKSKKQDAFMQTDPVQSEEDDTQPHNSYSEPSEKSYTSEPVEYPIQNQEFPKNYEVPKDYTKNDDDYIPRTNEEYNKEAEKYALGRKSHNGYEKPVIDGFQKGILDSYQKDVYTFEKNYRTEPYYQNGYQDSVEMLRNQQHNLQMLQEQHRVNENQNFFNENHIKQEIDLNGEEEKFIYDRSKGNEAKVYEGHMVQQQRLLEQLQHQVKQEPDAVTGCESVLQPQGSPYYPATTHNSVPAGYYEALPRPGPELLIAKQNALAAHQQLWQNTMKRPFFYSDSPHYNGTQLLHRYEESISRILQ
- the LOC128681746 gene encoding uncharacterized protein LOC128681746 isoform X3 — its product is MGYYCTVPQCTSLAGKTKNVKFHRFPRDVTMADKWNLILKRGKPYTKYSKVCSLHFTQSDYNVTTMGQWKTLSKDAIPSQNLPKLNADGTVMVIRKSRTIKYREPARREHSDKQEKWQLQTQHHHQTVAETVVNDSQDPNVTYRLQSLTSIQNITPKSKKQDAFMQTDPVQSEEDDTQPHNSYSEPSEKSYTSEPVEYPIQNQEFPKNYEVPKDYTKNDDDYIPRTNEEYNKEAEKYALGRKSHNGYEKPVIDGFQKGILDSYQKDVYTFEKNYRTEPYYQNGYQDSVEMLRNQQHNLQMLQEQHRVNENQNFFNENHIKQEIDLNGEEEKFIYDRSKGNEAKVYEGHMVQQQRLLEQLQHQVKQEPDAVTGCESVLQPQGSPYYPATTHNSVPAGYYEALPRPGPELLIAKQNALAAHQQL
- the LOC128681746 gene encoding uncharacterized protein LOC128681746 isoform X4, yielding MGYYCTVPQCTSLAGKTKNVKFHRFPRDVTMADKWNLILKRGKPYTKYSKVCSLHFTQSDYNVTTMGQWKTLSKDAIPSQNLPKLNADGTVMVIRKSRTIKYREPARREHSDKQEKWQLQTQHHHQTVAETVVNDSQDPNVTYRLQSLTSIQNITPKSKKQDAFMQTDPVQSEEDDTQPHNSYSEPSEKSYTSEPVEYPIQNQEFPKNYEVPKDYTKNDDDYIPRTNEEYNKEAEKYALGRKSHNGYEKPVIDGFQKGILDSYQKDVYTFEKNYRTEPYYQNGYQDSVEMLRNQQHNLQMLQEQHRVNENQNFFNENHIKQEIDLNGEEEKFIYDRSKGNEAKVYEGHMVQQQRLLEQLQHQVKQEPDAVTGCESVLQPQGSPYYPATTHNSVPGYYEALPRPGPELLIAKQNALAAHQQL